The following proteins are encoded in a genomic region of Sebastes fasciatus isolate fSebFas1 chromosome 14, fSebFas1.pri, whole genome shotgun sequence:
- the ssb gene encoding lupus La protein, with product MAEKKEEMSPVEMKVARQIEYYFGDHNLPRDKFLKEQLQLDDGWVPLETMLKFNRLKSLTTETSIIIEALQKSKSGLLEMSEDKTKIRRLSNKPLPELNDDYKDALKHKSVYMKGFPLETSLDEIQEWLNGKGDIENIQMRKTLQRVFKGSVFICFETEESSKQFLERSDIKSFKDNDMLVLSREDYHSKKSEERKLFKAETKAKAKQDKEQQQKQTEEKEMGLLLDEQTGCLLKFSGELEDVSREDFHELFSGHGKIKWVNFTRGAKEGTLLFHGNAKEAFDKAKEASKGELTIKNNSVEWKVLEGDDEKEELKNIIEAQQESYNRTKSRSGRGRSGGRGGRGGRRGRGGRDQGRTQYKGKKMKFESDDDDDAPAAPKREPGGADGPAAKKRELEGADGPAAKVVKTENGS from the exons ATggcagaaaagaaagaagagatgTCTCCAGTTGAGATGAAAGTGGCACGACAAATAGAG TACTACTTTGGGGATCACAATCTTCCAAGAGACAAGTTTCTCAAAGAACAATTGCAGCTTGATGATGGCTGGGTGCCTCTGGAGACGATGCTCAAATTCAACAG ACTGAAGTCTTTAACTACAGAAACCAGCATCATCATTGAAGCGCTCCAGAAATCAAAGTCTGGCCTTTTGGAAATGAGCGAAGACAAGACTAAAATCAGGAGGCTTTCAAACAAACCCTTACCCGAACTGAATGATGATTACAAAGACGCTCTGAAACACAAATCTGTGTACATg AAAGGTTTCCCTCTCGAGACTTCCCTTGATGAGATTCAGGAGTGGCTGAATGGGAAAGGAGACATAGAAAACATTCAGATGAGGAAAACCCTGCAAAGGGTTTTCAAG gGATCAGTGTTCATCTGTTTTGAAACAGAGGAGTCCTCTAAGCAGTTCCTAGAACGCTCAGACATAAAATCATTCAAAGACAACGACATGCTTGTGCTATCAAG AGAAGACTACCATTCAAAGAAATCAGAAGAGAGAAAACTGTTCAAAGCAGAAACAAAAGCAAAAGCTAAACA GGACAAGGAACAACAGCAGAAACaaacagaagagaaagaaatg GGTCTGCTTTTGGATGAACAGACGGGTTGCTTGTTGAAGTTTTCAGGAGAGCTTGAAGATGTTTCAAGAGAGGACTTCCATGAGTTGTTCTCTGGGCATGGAAAGATAAAGTGGGTCAACTTTACAAGAGGGGCCAAAGAG GGCACCCTGCTTTTCCACGGGAATGCAAAGGAAGCGTTTGATAAGGCCAAAGAGGCAAGCAAAGGAGAACTGACAATCAAGAACAACAGTGTTGAATGGAAGGTGCTCGAGGGAGATGATGAGAAAGAGGAACTGAAGAATATCATCGAAGCTCAACAAGAGTCATACAACAGGACCAAGAGCAGAA gtggcAGAGGAAGATCGGgtggcagaggaggaagaggaggccgaAGGGGAAGAGGTGGCAGAGATCAAGGCAGAACTCAGTACAAGGGCAAAAAGATGAAATTCGaaagtgatgatgatgacgatg cacccgCTGCCCCAAAGAGAGAACCAGGAGGCGCTGATGGTCCTGCTGCCAAAAAGAGAGAACTAGAAGGCGCTGATGGTCCCGCAGCGAAGGTTGTCAAAACTGAAAACGGATCTTAG
- the mettl5 gene encoding rRNA N(6)-adenosine-methyltransferase METTL5 gives MKLKELESCLQQVDTFEEPKILLEQYPTSPHIAACMLYTIQNTFNDIEGKLVADLGCGCGVLSVGAAVLDAGLCVGFDIDNDALDIFRRNAEEFEISNVDLVQCDLCSLEAEAYAKKFDTVIMNPPFGTKHNHGMDMKFLSVALTMAKTAVYSLHKTSTREHIQKKANDWGVKMEVIAELRYDLPASFKFHKKKSVDIQVDFIRFSKA, from the exons ATGAAACTAAAAGAACTAGAGAGTTGTCTGCAGCAAGTGGACACGTTTGAAGAGCCAAAGATCCTTCTGGAGCAATATCCAACCAGTCCTCATATTGCTG CATGCATGCTTTATACCATCCAGAACACGTTTAATGACATAGAAGGTAAACTGGTGGCAGATCTGGGATGTGGCTGTGGAGTCCTCAGCGTCGGGGCTGCAGTGCTTGATGCAGG TTTGTGCGTCGGCTTCGACATTGACAACGACGCACTGGACATATTCAGAAGAAATGCAGAGGAGTTTGAGATTTCTAACGTGGATCTGGTCCAGTGTGACCTGTGTTCTCTGGAGGCAGAGGCTTATGCCAAAAAGTTTGACACTGTAATAATGAATCCACCATTTGGGACAAAACACAACCATG GCATGGACATGAAGTTCTTATCGGTCGCCTTAACAATGGCAAAGACAGCCGTGTATTCACTCCATAAAACATCAACACGAGAG CACATACAAAAGAAGGCTAATGACTGGGGAGTGAAGATGGAAGTAATAGCAG AACTAAGATATGACTTGCCAGCATCTTTCAAGTTCCACAAAAAGAAATCG GTTGACATCCAGGTGGACTTCATACGATTCTCCAAAGCCTGA